A stretch of DNA from Desulfovibrio gilichinskyi:
AGAAAAACATCCTGCTAAACCATACGAAGTTAAAACTGTCTGTGCATAATATTTTTGCATAATAAATCATTATAAAGAGGAATATATGTCTTCTTCCCTAAATCATTTTATAGCAGCTGATCCTGAAAAATGCATCGGCTGTAGACTTTGTGAAGTAGCCTGTTCACAGGCTCATTCGTCAGGATCGGCATTCACCGCAGGGGCATTAAATGCTCCGATTATGCCGCGTCTATACGTTGTGCAAACGCCTGAAATCACAATCCCCGTTCAATGCCGCCACTGCGAAGACGCACCATGTGCGAATTGTTGTCCTGTTTCCGCCATCACCCGTAAAAACGGAGCGATTGTTGTAGAAACCAAACTGTGCGTGGGATGTAAAACCTGCATGCTGGCATGCCCTTTCGGAGCAATTGAACTGCTGCCTGTTTACAAAAACGGAGTTCCCGTTATGCAGGCTGTTTTATGCGAAGAAAAAGAAACATCAATGGAAGAAATGCCTATGCTCTTTGCCGGAAAATGCGACCTGTGCACCGACCGCAAAAAAGGTCCGGCCTGCGTTGAAGTATGCCCTGAAAAAGCACTGAGCGTAGTAGATCCTGCCCGCATGAAACGTGAGCGCAACATAAAAGCGGCCATGAGTTTCTTAAACAATTCACAAAATCTTTCTTAAGGTTATCTTTCATGTCCAACTCAAAAGAACTTATCAAAATAGATCCTGAACTTTGTACCGGCTGCGGCCGCTGCAAAGATGTCTGCCCCGTAAAGGCAATATCCGGCACTAAAGGTGAACCGCACACAATTGACACTACCCGCTGCGTAATTTGCGGGCAGTGTATTCAGACATGCAGTGGTTACAGCTCAATTCTGGAAGAACCTGAAACTCCTCGCACAGAAAAACTCCGCGAACGCGGAATGTTTCAATCCACAACGGAACCACTTTTCGCAGCATATTGCGAAGGTGATGTTTTCGAAATTTCAGATGCACTGAAGTCTGCTAAATTTACTATGGTTCAATGTGCGCCCGCCGTTCGTGTTTCCATAGGTGAAGATTTCGGAATGGAAGCAGGATCACTAACCCCCGGCAAAATGGCCGCAGCACTTCGCAGACTGGGCTTTGACAGAGTGTATGATACCAATTTTGCCGCCGATCTAACCATAATGGAAGAAGGGAACGAACTTCTTTCACGTGTTAAAAATAACGGAACTCTTCCTATGTTCACCTCCTGCTGTCCGGCATGGGTGCGTTTCATGGAACTGAACTATCCTGACTTATTGCCGCATCTTTCAAGCTGTAAATCTCCTCAGCAGATGTCCGGTGCATTATTTAAAACATATGGTGCTGAAATAGACGGTAAACAGCGCGAAGAAATATACAGTGTCGCAGTTATGCCCTGTACCTGTAAAAAATTCGAAAGCGCAAGACCTGAAATGAGCATGGAAGGACACCGTGATGTTGACGCTGTTTTAACCACGCGCGAACTGGCATACATGATCCGCGAAGCAGGAATTGATTTCAACTCCCTGCCTGACGAAGATTTTGACAGACCGCTTGGAACTTACTCCGGAGCCGGAAATATATTCGGAGTAACAGGCGGTGTTATGGAAGCAGCACTTCGCACCGCTTACGAACTAGTATCCGGTGAACCTGTACCCGATACCGACCTTGTCTTTGTCCGTGGTGAAGAAGGATTCCGCATAGCTTCCATGACTATGGGTGATCAGACTTTTAAAGTTGCTGTTGTCGCAGGGCTTACAAAGATCGGACCGCTGTTAGAAAAAGTGCGCGCAGGTAATGCGGATGTGGATTTTGTGGAAGTAATGTGCTGCCCTTCAGGGTGCATCAGCGGAGGCGGTCAGCCTAAAGTGCTGCTCCCGACTGAACGTGACAATGTGTATAAATGCAGAAAAGCATCTATGTACTCTCATGATAAAAATTCCAAGGTCCGCAAATCTCATGAAAATCCGGACGTGCAAAAAGCATATAAAGATTTTCTGGGTGAACCTTTAGGTCACACTTCTCATAAATTACTGCATACCGTTTTTGGCAAACAGGATTCATAAAATGAAATCTTTTGTTATAGCAGATTCCCGTAAATGTATCGGATGCGGGGCATGTGAAGTTGCATGTGCTTCCGCAAACAGCAAACTGCCCATTCCGGAAGCGGCCAGATTACGCGCTCCCTTTAAGCCGCGTTTAAATCTGATATTTACGCCCGAAGTAACAATGCCCATACAGTGCCGCCAGTGTGAAGACGCGCCTTGCGCCAAAGCATGTCCGGCAGAAGGGATTGTCTTTTTAGACGGAGTGGTTCACATTCGAAAAGAAAATTGCATCGGCTGCAAGATGTGCATACTGGCATGCCCTGTCGGAGCTGTTAATATTTTACCGATTGATACTAATTTACGAGATTCAGAAGAAGGAACGGGTCTACCTGAATTTTATGCGCAAAAGTGCGAGCTGTGCAATGACAGAGCTGAAGGTCCTGCCTGTGTAAACATTTGCCCTGCAGAAGCTTTTACACTTATAGATGAAACTTCACTGACCAAAACAGTGAAGTTAAAACGCGAAAAAATATTACGTAGTATGACCACATAATTTTTTACCTTAGCAGACTTTAAATTCTGCGCCTGAATTGTAATTTTCAGAGAACAGACCATGACTGCAAAGCAAACAATAAAATGTATTTTAATAGATGATGAACTCCCTGCACTTGATGAGCTTAATTACCTGCTATCAGATTTTGATGATATCGAAATTATCGGAACCGCAACATCTGCCACTCAGGGCATTAAGTTAATTGAGGAAGAAGAACCTGATCTGGTTTTTCTGGACATTCAAATGCCCGGCAAAAACGGTTTTCACGTTTTGCAGGAAATTATACAATTTCCAAATCCTCCTCTGGTAATTTTTGCCACAGCTTATGACGAATATGCTCTGCAGGCTTTTGAGGAAAACGCTGTAGACTACATTCTTAAACCATTCTCGCAGGAACGTATTTCCAAAAGTCTTGATCGAGTCCGCTGCCTTATTTTCGGCTGTGCAGAAAAAGTTGAGCTTCCCAACATGAACGCATTGCTGAGCGGTATGGGACTTGGAAATAATGTTCTACGTATTTCGGTTGAGGGTAATGGACGGATATTACTTCTAGAACCGGCTGAAGTAATTTTATGCAGAATGGAAGAGCGCAAAATTATGATTTATACAGCCCAAGGAATTTTCCCCTGCTACGGCGATAAAACTCTCGATAAACTTGAAGAACGGCTGCATGGGCAACCTTTTTTCAAGGCAAACCGCGGCGAACTTGTAAATTTAACACATGTACGTGATTTTGCGCCGTGGTTTAATGGTAAATACGTTCTGACCATGAACAATATTCAAGATAATGAAGTCATAATCAGTAAAGGCCGCGTAAAATCGTTTCGCGAAAGACTCGGACTTGCCTAGCTGTATGCAGAGAATTTAAAATATGAATCCTGAAACCTTAATTATAATCCTAGCAGAAAGATTCGGCCTTATCCTTGCCGGAGCTTTCATGCTGCTTACCATCATCCCGATTCATAAAATCGGGTTCCGCAAAACATCCCATAAATCAATAATTGCGGCGCAGATACTAAGTTTCGGAATTTTCGGAATACTCGGAACATACGGCGGAAACTTTGTATTTCAATCAGTCGCAAATCTACGCGCCATGGCGGTCATCACCGGTGGACTTTTCGGAGGACCGCTGGTCGGCTTCGGGGCCGGACTTATTGCCGGAGGCCACCGCATCCTGATCGACTTCGGAGGGTTCAGTTCCATTCCCTGCGGGCTTGCAACCGTGCTTGAAGGAACCGCTGCGGGCTTAATTTCTCTCAAACTGACCAACCGCATGGATTGGAGAGCCGCTGCAAGCTTAGCCTTCGTAGGTGAAATCATCCATATGATCATGGTTCTCTATTTTTCATCAACTTATTCAGAAGCTTTAAAGGTAGTAGAACTGATCGCACTGCCGATGATTCTCTTAAATACTCTCGGCGCAGCAGTATTTACTCAGGTCATCAACGTTGTTTTTCGCTACGGCACAAAACGAGATTCCATTCAGGCACAACAGATTCTTGATATTGCGAACCTGACGGTAAGTCACCTCCGCTCAGGTTTGACCATAGAATCCGCCATGGAAACAGCCAAAATTATATACTTAAATGTATCAGTTGCCGCGGTGGCTATTACCGATAATAAAAATGTTCTGGCGCACATAGGCGCAGGCAATGACCACCACCTTGCAGGTAAAAAAATCAGAACCGGATCCACCTTACACGTGCTGGAACTTGATGAATCACTTTTTCTGGATTCAAATGAAAAAATCGGATGTACTCATCGCGGATGCCCTTTCACTTCCGCAGCAGTTGTGCCTCTTCATAAAAAAGGTGAAGTTGTAGGCACATTGAAACTTTACGGAACAAAAGAAAAAGAGCTTGATCTGCTTTCATTTGAAATAGCCAAAGGACTTGCAAATTTATGCTCAACCCAGCTTGAACTGGAAGAAATCCAAATTAAAGAACAAATGCTTGCGCATGCAGAAATACGCCGCTTGCAAGCCCAGATAAACCCTCACTTCTTATTTAATTCATTAAATACCGTAACATCATTTTGCCGTACCAACCCGGACAGAGCTCGTGAATTACTACTCGAATTATCATCATATATGCGCAAAAATCTGGACAGCAGCCGAGGGTACATCCCTCTTTCCGAAGAACTTGCTCAGTTAAAAAGTTATCTTGCAATTGAACAGGCCCGCTTTGGCGACCTGATTAAGGTTGATATCTCTGTTGATGAAAAATGCGAAGACTGGCCCATCCCTCCGCTGATAATTCAACCATTGGTTGAAAACAGCGTGAAACACGGCATCATGGGACGCGAAGAAGGTGGACAGATAACTATTTCCATTCACTGCGATGAAGGGTTGCTAAGTGTCTCAATAAAAGATGACGGCGTCGGTATGAGTCAGAGCAAGCTTGATAAACTTATCGAGAAAAAGAAAATTGAATCCTGCGCGGAAGGAATAGGCGTTCGGAACTGTATTCAGCGTATTGAACAAATCTACGGACCGCAGTATAAAATGACCATCACCAGCAAAACTGACGAAGGAACATGTGTAAGTTTTAAAATCCCGAAACTGAAAAATCAGATCCGTAAAACAGAGTTTCAAATGGCTGCCAGTTGATTCAGCACTTTGAATGTCATTTCAAACAGCGAAATAGGCATTTCAAGCACGAAGCATTGAAACGAGTATAAACTTCATGTCAGAAAGGTGCAGAATTTTCATTCAGCACAAAAAATGGAGGTCTTTTTTATGCTATTTTTCTTTGCCTGCGTAGCAGCGCTAATTGTCGGGTATTATACATACGGTAAATTTGTAGACGGCATCTTTCAGCCTGATGCCAACCGCACCACTCCCGCATATGCAATGCGTGATGATGTTGACTACATGCCAATGCCTAAATGGAAACTGATGTTCATTCAGGTTCTGGATATTGCCGGTATCGGTCCAATCTTCGGACCTATCCTCGGTGCTCTTTATGGCCCTGCAGCTCTGCTCTGGATTGTAATCGGCTGCATTTTCGGCGGAGCAGTTCACGACTATTTCAGTGGAATGCTTTCCATCCGTAACAACGGAGCAAGTGTTCCTGAACTTGTCGGTGAATACTTAGGAATGCCTGCACGCCATGTTATGCGTGTATTCGCTTTCGTACTTCTCATGCTTGTAGGTGTAGTTTTCGTTCTCAGCCCTGCAAAGCTTCTTACAGATTTAACCGGAATAAATACCGGAATCCTTGTAGCCTGTATTTTCGCATATTACTTTCTCGCTACAATTCTTCCAATCGATAAACTCATCGGGAAACTTTACCCAGTTTTCGGAGCATTATTACTGGTCATGACGATAGCAATTGCAGTTGCTCTCCTGCTCAGCGGCCATCCGATTCTGCCGAATCTGGACTTTGCCGTTAATACCAGCCCAACCGGAAAACCGATGTGGCCTCTTCTCTTCATAACTCTCTCATGCGGAGCAATAAGCGGCTTCCATGCAACACAGTCACCACTTATGGCCCGCTGTGTTAAAAATGAAAAAGAAGGCCGCTCCGTATTCTACGGTGCAATGATCATTGAAGGGGTTATCGGACTTATCTGGTGTACAATCGGTTTGTCTTTCTACAACTCACCTGAAGCTATGCAAGCGGTTATCACAGCAGGCAGTCCTTCTGCTGTAGTTTCACAGGTTTCTAATTCACTGCTCGGACCTGTAGGCGGAATTTTCGCCATCATAGCTGTTGTTATCCTGCCTATCACAAGTGGTGACACAGCATTTCGCAGCACCCGTCTTATCGTGGCTGAAACATTCAAGATGGATCAGGGACCTGCATTAAAACGTCTGCTGATTGCTATTCCGTTATTCGTACTTGGATATGTAATATCCACTCAGAACTTCTCTTCAATCTGGAGATACTTCGGGTTCTCAAACCAGTGTCTATCAATGCTGATGCTCTGGACAGCGGCTGTTTATTTAGGACAGCGTGCTAAACTGCATTGGATTGCATCACTTCCTGCAACATTCATGACTGCTGTAGTTGTAACATTCATCATGCAGGCTAAGATCGGATTCGGACTTTCCATTGACACGTCCATACTGATCGGTATTGCAGCAGCCGTTGCAGCAATAGCGCTGTTCCTCGTAAAGTATGCTCACCCGAAAGCAGCAGAAAACGTTCAATAATTCTTAAGCAACACCTTCCACATGTCTCTCGTTAGAAAAGGCC
This window harbors:
- a CDS encoding 4Fe-4S dicluster domain-containing protein, whose product is MSSSLNHFIAADPEKCIGCRLCEVACSQAHSSGSAFTAGALNAPIMPRLYVVQTPEITIPVQCRHCEDAPCANCCPVSAITRKNGAIVVETKLCVGCKTCMLACPFGAIELLPVYKNGVPVMQAVLCEEKETSMEEMPMLFAGKCDLCTDRKKGPACVEVCPEKALSVVDPARMKRERNIKAAMSFLNNSQNLS
- a CDS encoding [FeFe] hydrogenase, group A, producing MSNSKELIKIDPELCTGCGRCKDVCPVKAISGTKGEPHTIDTTRCVICGQCIQTCSGYSSILEEPETPRTEKLRERGMFQSTTEPLFAAYCEGDVFEISDALKSAKFTMVQCAPAVRVSIGEDFGMEAGSLTPGKMAAALRRLGFDRVYDTNFAADLTIMEEGNELLSRVKNNGTLPMFTSCCPAWVRFMELNYPDLLPHLSSCKSPQQMSGALFKTYGAEIDGKQREEIYSVAVMPCTCKKFESARPEMSMEGHRDVDAVLTTRELAYMIREAGIDFNSLPDEDFDRPLGTYSGAGNIFGVTGGVMEAALRTAYELVSGEPVPDTDLVFVRGEEGFRIASMTMGDQTFKVAVVAGLTKIGPLLEKVRAGNADVDFVEVMCCPSGCISGGGQPKVLLPTERDNVYKCRKASMYSHDKNSKVRKSHENPDVQKAYKDFLGEPLGHTSHKLLHTVFGKQDS
- a CDS encoding 4Fe-4S dicluster domain-containing protein is translated as MKSFVIADSRKCIGCGACEVACASANSKLPIPEAARLRAPFKPRLNLIFTPEVTMPIQCRQCEDAPCAKACPAEGIVFLDGVVHIRKENCIGCKMCILACPVGAVNILPIDTNLRDSEEGTGLPEFYAQKCELCNDRAEGPACVNICPAEAFTLIDETSLTKTVKLKREKILRSMTT
- a CDS encoding LytR/AlgR family response regulator transcription factor — protein: MTAKQTIKCILIDDELPALDELNYLLSDFDDIEIIGTATSATQGIKLIEEEEPDLVFLDIQMPGKNGFHVLQEIIQFPNPPLVIFATAYDEYALQAFEENAVDYILKPFSQERISKSLDRVRCLIFGCAEKVELPNMNALLSGMGLGNNVLRISVEGNGRILLLEPAEVILCRMEERKIMIYTAQGIFPCYGDKTLDKLEERLHGQPFFKANRGELVNLTHVRDFAPWFNGKYVLTMNNIQDNEVIISKGRVKSFRERLGLA
- a CDS encoding LytS/YhcK type 5TM receptor domain-containing protein translates to MNPETLIIILAERFGLILAGAFMLLTIIPIHKIGFRKTSHKSIIAAQILSFGIFGILGTYGGNFVFQSVANLRAMAVITGGLFGGPLVGFGAGLIAGGHRILIDFGGFSSIPCGLATVLEGTAAGLISLKLTNRMDWRAAASLAFVGEIIHMIMVLYFSSTYSEALKVVELIALPMILLNTLGAAVFTQVINVVFRYGTKRDSIQAQQILDIANLTVSHLRSGLTIESAMETAKIIYLNVSVAAVAITDNKNVLAHIGAGNDHHLAGKKIRTGSTLHVLELDESLFLDSNEKIGCTHRGCPFTSAAVVPLHKKGEVVGTLKLYGTKEKELDLLSFEIAKGLANLCSTQLELEEIQIKEQMLAHAEIRRLQAQINPHFLFNSLNTVTSFCRTNPDRARELLLELSSYMRKNLDSSRGYIPLSEELAQLKSYLAIEQARFGDLIKVDISVDEKCEDWPIPPLIIQPLVENSVKHGIMGREEGGQITISIHCDEGLLSVSIKDDGVGMSQSKLDKLIEKKKIESCAEGIGVRNCIQRIEQIYGPQYKMTITSKTDEGTCVSFKIPKLKNQIRKTEFQMAAS
- a CDS encoding carbon starvation CstA family protein, with protein sequence MLFFFACVAALIVGYYTYGKFVDGIFQPDANRTTPAYAMRDDVDYMPMPKWKLMFIQVLDIAGIGPIFGPILGALYGPAALLWIVIGCIFGGAVHDYFSGMLSIRNNGASVPELVGEYLGMPARHVMRVFAFVLLMLVGVVFVLSPAKLLTDLTGINTGILVACIFAYYFLATILPIDKLIGKLYPVFGALLLVMTIAIAVALLLSGHPILPNLDFAVNTSPTGKPMWPLLFITLSCGAISGFHATQSPLMARCVKNEKEGRSVFYGAMIIEGVIGLIWCTIGLSFYNSPEAMQAVITAGSPSAVVSQVSNSLLGPVGGIFAIIAVVILPITSGDTAFRSTRLIVAETFKMDQGPALKRLLIAIPLFVLGYVISTQNFSSIWRYFGFSNQCLSMLMLWTAAVYLGQRAKLHWIASLPATFMTAVVVTFIMQAKIGFGLSIDTSILIGIAAAVAAIALFLVKYAHPKAAENVQ